A DNA window from Enterobacter asburiae contains the following coding sequences:
- the cysG gene encoding siroheme synthase CysG, producing the protein MDYLPLFAAIKEKPVLVVGTGEIADRKIAFLQRAGAQVRVVAEADFDESQIDSVVLVIAATEDRDLNRRISDAAQARYRLVNVVDDQPLCSFIFPSIVDRSPLLVAISSGGTAPVLARVLREKIEALLPTSLGRMAEKASYWRNHLKMRLTSVTERRRFWERVFRGRFASLMHAGNETAAQKILEDELDNPGSTGGEIILVGAGPGDAGLLTLRGLQVLQDADVVFYDHLVTDGVRELIRRDAEQICVGKRAGEHSVPQHDTNQMLVDAAKAGKTVVRLKGGDPFIFGRGGEELQAAAEAGIPFQVVPGITAASAVTAYAGIPLTHRDYAQSVTFVTGHYKADSTPFDWSHLAQSRQTLAIYMGTMKAADISEQLIQHGREATTPVAVISRGTRVDQHVATGTLEHLATLAKDAPMPALIVVGEVVQLHSTLAWFQHTTDTEGFGSSVVNLA; encoded by the coding sequence GTGGACTATCTGCCCTTATTTGCCGCGATAAAAGAGAAGCCGGTGCTGGTTGTTGGCACGGGTGAAATTGCCGATCGCAAAATCGCGTTTCTGCAACGCGCAGGGGCGCAGGTGCGGGTAGTGGCAGAAGCGGATTTTGACGAATCACAAATCGACAGCGTCGTGCTGGTGATTGCGGCGACCGAAGATCGCGACCTGAACCGGCGGATTTCCGACGCCGCTCAGGCCCGTTACCGCCTGGTGAACGTGGTGGACGACCAGCCGTTATGTTCGTTCATCTTCCCGTCGATCGTTGACCGTTCTCCGCTGCTGGTGGCGATCTCCTCCGGCGGTACCGCACCGGTGCTGGCGCGCGTGCTGCGTGAAAAAATCGAAGCGCTGCTGCCGACCAGCCTCGGGCGCATGGCGGAAAAAGCCAGCTACTGGCGCAACCACCTGAAAATGCGCCTGACCAGCGTAACGGAACGCCGTCGCTTCTGGGAGCGCGTGTTTCGCGGCCGCTTTGCCAGCCTGATGCATGCCGGTAATGAGACGGCAGCGCAGAAAATTCTCGAGGACGAACTGGATAACCCCGGCAGCACGGGCGGGGAGATCATTCTGGTGGGGGCTGGGCCGGGCGATGCCGGGCTTCTGACGCTGCGCGGCCTGCAGGTGCTGCAGGACGCGGACGTGGTGTTCTACGACCATCTGGTCACCGACGGCGTGCGCGAGCTGATCCGTCGCGACGCGGAGCAAATCTGCGTCGGCAAACGGGCTGGCGAGCACTCGGTGCCGCAGCACGACACCAACCAGATGCTGGTTGACGCCGCCAAAGCGGGTAAAACCGTGGTGCGCCTGAAAGGGGGCGATCCGTTCATTTTTGGTCGCGGCGGCGAAGAGCTGCAGGCGGCAGCCGAAGCGGGCATACCGTTCCAGGTGGTGCCCGGCATCACGGCGGCCTCTGCGGTAACGGCCTACGCCGGTATCCCGTTGACCCACCGCGATTACGCCCAGAGCGTGACCTTTGTGACCGGCCACTACAAGGCCGACAGCACGCCGTTCGACTGGTCGCATCTCGCCCAGAGCCGCCAGACGCTGGCGATATACATGGGCACGATGAAGGCGGCGGACATCAGCGAACAGCTTATTCAGCACGGTCGCGAGGCGACGACGCCCGTTGCCGTCATTTCTCGCGGCACGCGCGTCGATCAGCACGTTGCGACGGGCACGCTGGAACATCTTGCAACCCTGGCGAAAGACGCCCCGATGCCCGCCCTGATCGTGGTGGGTGAAGTGGTGCAGCTGCACAGCACGCTCGCCTGGTTCCAACACACAACCGATACAGAAGGCTTTGGTTCTTCTGTCGTAAATTTGGCTTAA
- the cysD gene encoding sulfate adenylyltransferase subunit CysD: protein MDQKRLTHLRQLEAESIHIIREVAAEFSNPVMMYSIGKDSSVMLHLARKAFYPGTLPFPLLHVDTGWKFREMYEFRDRTAKAYGCELLVHKNPEGVAMGINPFVHGSAKHTDIMKTEGLKQALNKYGFDAAFGGARRDEEKSRAKERIYSFRDRFHRWDPKNQRPELWHNYNGQINKGESIRVFPLSNWTELDIWQYIYLENIEIVPLYLAAERPVLERDGMLMMIDDDRIDLQPGEVIKQQMVRFRTLGCWPLTGAVESSAQTLPEIIEEMLVSTTSERQGRVIDRDQAGSMELKKRQGYF, encoded by the coding sequence ATGGACCAAAAACGTCTTACACACCTGCGGCAGCTCGAAGCGGAGAGTATCCATATTATCCGCGAAGTGGCCGCCGAGTTTTCTAACCCGGTGATGATGTACTCCATCGGTAAAGATTCCAGCGTCATGCTGCATCTGGCGCGTAAAGCGTTTTATCCGGGCACGCTGCCGTTCCCGCTGCTGCACGTGGATACCGGCTGGAAATTCCGCGAAATGTACGAGTTCCGCGACCGTACCGCGAAAGCCTACGGCTGCGAGCTGCTGGTGCATAAAAACCCGGAAGGGGTGGCGATGGGCATTAACCCGTTCGTGCACGGCAGCGCCAAGCACACCGATATCATGAAAACCGAAGGGCTGAAGCAGGCGCTGAACAAATACGGTTTTGACGCGGCCTTCGGCGGCGCGCGCCGTGACGAGGAGAAATCCCGCGCCAAAGAACGTATCTACTCCTTCCGCGACCGCTTCCACCGCTGGGATCCGAAAAACCAGCGTCCGGAGCTGTGGCACAACTACAACGGTCAGATCAACAAAGGCGAAAGCATTCGCGTCTTCCCGCTCTCCAACTGGACCGAGCTGGATATCTGGCAGTACATCTATCTGGAAAACATTGAAATCGTTCCGCTGTATCTGGCCGCCGAGCGCCCGGTGCTGGAGCGCGACGGCATGCTGATGATGATCGACGACGATCGCATCGACCTGCAGCCGGGCGAAGTGATCAAACAACAGATGGTGCGCTTCCGTACTCTCGGCTGCTGGCCGCTGACCGGGGCGGTGGAATCCAGCGCGCAGACGCTGCCGGAGATCATCGAAGAGATGCTGGTGTCCACCACCAGCGAGCGACAGGGGCGCGTGATTGACCGCGACCAGGCAGGCTCCATGGAGCTGAAGAAACGTCAGGGTTATTTCTAA
- the cysN gene encoding sulfate adenylyltransferase subunit CysN: MNTTIAQQIANEGGVEAYLHAQQHKSLLRFLTCGSVDDGKSTLIGRLLHDTRQIYEDQLSSLHNDSKRHGTQGEKLDLALLVDGLQAEREQGITIDVAYRYFSTEKRKFIIADTPGHEQYTRNMATGASTCDLAILLMDARKGVLDQTRRHSFISTLLGIKHLVVAVNKMDLVNFSEEKFEEIRQSYLTFAEQLPGNLDIRFVPLSALEGDNVASQSANMPWYSGPTLLEVLETVEIQRVVDTQPMRFPVQYVNRPNLDFRGFSGTLASGSVKVGQRVKVLPSGVESTIARIVTFDGDLQEAGAGEAVTLVLKDEIDISRGDLLVDAQETLAAVQGASVDVVWMAEQPLTAGQSYDIKIAGKKTRARVDGIQFQVDINNLTQRDVTELPLNGIGLVDLTFDEPLVLDPYQQNPVTGGLIFIDRLTNVTVGAGMVREPIKQAAATSEFSAFELELNALVRKHFPHWGASDLLGGK, encoded by the coding sequence ATGAACACCACTATTGCTCAACAAATTGCCAACGAAGGCGGCGTGGAAGCGTATCTGCACGCGCAACAACACAAAAGCCTGCTGCGTTTTCTGACCTGCGGCAGCGTGGATGACGGGAAAAGTACCCTGATTGGCCGCCTGCTGCACGATACGCGCCAGATTTACGAAGATCAGCTCTCTTCCCTGCATAACGACAGTAAGCGTCACGGCACCCAGGGTGAAAAACTCGACCTGGCGCTGCTGGTGGACGGCCTGCAGGCCGAGCGCGAGCAGGGCATCACCATCGATGTGGCCTACCGCTACTTCTCTACCGAGAAGCGCAAATTTATTATCGCCGACACCCCGGGGCACGAGCAGTACACCCGCAACATGGCGACCGGCGCGTCCACCTGCGACCTGGCGATCCTGCTGATGGACGCGCGAAAAGGCGTGCTGGATCAGACCCGTCGTCACAGCTTTATCTCGACGCTGCTGGGGATCAAACACCTGGTGGTGGCGGTCAACAAGATGGATCTGGTCAACTTCAGCGAAGAGAAGTTCGAGGAGATCCGCCAGAGCTATCTGACCTTTGCCGAACAGCTGCCGGGCAACCTGGATATTCGCTTTGTGCCGCTTTCGGCGCTGGAAGGGGATAACGTCGCCTCCCAGAGCGCGAACATGCCGTGGTACAGCGGTCCGACGCTGCTGGAAGTGCTGGAAACCGTTGAAATTCAGCGCGTGGTCGATACCCAGCCGATGCGCTTCCCGGTGCAGTACGTGAACCGTCCAAACCTCGATTTCCGCGGCTTCTCAGGTACCCTCGCGTCAGGTTCCGTGAAGGTAGGTCAGCGCGTCAAGGTGCTGCCATCCGGCGTGGAATCGACTATCGCCCGCATTGTCACCTTCGACGGTGACCTGCAGGAAGCGGGTGCCGGTGAAGCCGTAACGCTGGTGCTGAAAGACGAAATTGACATCAGCCGGGGCGACCTGCTGGTCGACGCGCAGGAAACGCTGGCGGCAGTGCAGGGGGCTTCCGTGGACGTGGTCTGGATGGCCGAACAGCCGCTGACCGCTGGCCAGAGCTATGACATCAAAATTGCCGGCAAGAAAACCCGCGCCCGCGTGGACGGTATTCAGTTCCAGGTGGATATCAACAACCTGACCCAGCGTGACGTCACCGAGCTGCCGCTGAACGGCATTGGTCTGGTCGATCTGACCTTCGACGAACCGCTGGTGCTGGATCCGTATCAGCAGAATCCGGTCACGGGAGGTCTTATCTTTATCGACAGGCTGACCAACGTTACCGTCGGGGCCGGTATGGTTCGCGAACCGATTAAACAGGCTGCCGCGACGTCTGAATTCAGCGCCTTCGAGCTGGAACTGAACGCGCTGGTGCGTAAACACTTCCCGCACTGGGGCGCAAGCGATCTGCTGGGAGGCAAGTAA
- the cysC gene encoding adenylyl-sulfate kinase produces MAAHDENVVWHPHPVTVAQREQLHGHRGVVLWFTGLSGSGKSTVAGALEEALHQQGVSTYLLDGDNVRHGLCSDLGFSDDDRKENIRRVGEVASLMADAGLVVLTAFISPHRAERQIVRERVGQDRFIEVFVDTPLEICEARDPKGLYKKARAGELRNFTGIDAVYEAPESPEIHLEGQQLVTNLVSQLLDLLRRDDIIRS; encoded by the coding sequence ATGGCCGCCCATGATGAGAACGTCGTCTGGCATCCTCATCCGGTCACCGTCGCCCAGCGCGAACAGCTCCACGGTCACCGTGGGGTTGTGCTGTGGTTTACCGGGCTGTCCGGCTCGGGTAAATCGACGGTGGCCGGCGCGCTGGAAGAGGCGTTGCATCAGCAGGGCGTAAGCACGTACCTGCTGGATGGCGACAACGTGCGTCACGGCCTGTGCAGCGATTTAGGGTTTAGCGACGATGACCGCAAAGAGAACATCCGCCGGGTGGGCGAAGTCGCCAGCCTGATGGCTGACGCCGGGCTGGTGGTGCTGACCGCGTTTATCTCTCCGCACCGCGCCGAGCGCCAGATCGTGCGCGAACGCGTGGGCCAGGATCGCTTTATCGAGGTGTTTGTCGATACGCCGCTGGAGATTTGCGAAGCGCGCGACCCGAAAGGGCTGTACAAGAAAGCGCGTGCCGGAGAACTGCGCAACTTCACCGGAATTGACGCGGTATACGAAGCGCCTGAATCGCCTGAAATTCACCTGGAAGGTCAACAATTGGTAACAAATTTAGTAAGCCAATTATTAGACCTGCTCAGACGGGACGATATTATCAGATCCTGA
- a CDS encoding DUF3561 family protein encodes MRNSEHYITTTGSEPLATDDETTWSFPGAIIGFVSWLLALGIPFLIYGGNTLFFFLYTWPFFLALMPVAVVVGIALHSLLNGKLLYSTVVTIVTVVLMFGLLFLWLMG; translated from the coding sequence ATGCGCAACAGTGAACATTACATCACCACCACCGGGTCGGAGCCGCTAGCGACCGACGACGAAACGACCTGGTCATTTCCTGGGGCCATCATTGGCTTCGTCTCATGGCTGCTGGCGCTTGGCATTCCGTTTCTCATCTACGGCGGCAACACGCTGTTCTTCTTTCTCTACACCTGGCCTTTCTTTCTGGCGTTGATGCCCGTGGCGGTTGTCGTCGGCATTGCGCTGCACTCGCTGCTCAACGGTAAGCTCCTGTACAGCACCGTGGTCACGATTGTGACGGTGGTTCTCATGTTTGGTCTGTTATTTTTGTGGCTCATGGGCTAA
- the ftsB gene encoding cell division protein FtsB has product MGKLTLLLLALLIWLQYSLWFGKNGLHDYSRVSDDVAAQQATNAKLKARNDQLFAEIDDLNGGQEAIEERARNELSMTKPGETFYRLVPDASKRNQGSAQNNR; this is encoded by the coding sequence ATGGGTAAACTAACGCTGCTGTTGCTGGCTTTGCTAATCTGGCTGCAATATTCGCTGTGGTTCGGTAAGAACGGACTGCACGACTATAGCCGGGTGAGCGATGACGTCGCGGCTCAGCAGGCAACAAACGCCAAACTTAAGGCGCGAAACGATCAACTCTTTGCTGAAATTGATGACCTCAATGGCGGGCAAGAGGCGATTGAGGAACGCGCACGCAATGAACTCAGTATGACTAAGCCGGGCGAAACCTTTTATCGTCTGGTTCCGGATGCGTCTAAACGCAATCAGGGCTCAGCACAAAACAATCGATAA
- the ispD gene encoding 2-C-methyl-D-erythritol 4-phosphate cytidylyltransferase, translating into MAVTFSDVCAVVPAAGFGRRMQTECPKQYLSIGDKTILEHAVAALLAHPRVTRVIIAISPGDARFAQLPLANHPHITVVDGGAERADSVLAGIQAAGNAPWVLVHDAARPCLHQDDLARLLALSETSKVGGILAAPVRDTMKRAEPGKQAIAHTVDRVDLWHALTPQFFPRELLHDCLTRALKEGATITDEASALEYCGFHPELVEGRADNIKVTRPEDLKLAEFYLTRSTHQEKA; encoded by the coding sequence ATGGCAGTAACTTTTTCGGACGTATGCGCCGTGGTGCCGGCCGCAGGTTTTGGCCGGCGCATGCAGACAGAATGTCCCAAGCAGTACCTCTCTATTGGCGATAAAACGATCCTCGAGCACGCCGTGGCGGCGCTGCTGGCGCACCCGCGGGTGACGCGTGTGATCATCGCTATCAGCCCTGGCGATGCGCGCTTCGCGCAGCTGCCGCTGGCAAATCATCCACACATTACCGTCGTTGACGGTGGCGCCGAACGCGCCGATTCCGTGCTGGCGGGCATTCAGGCCGCCGGAAACGCGCCGTGGGTGCTGGTACATGACGCGGCGCGTCCGTGCCTGCATCAGGACGATCTTGCGCGCCTGCTGGCGCTGAGCGAAACAAGCAAGGTTGGCGGGATTCTGGCCGCACCGGTGCGCGACACTATGAAGCGCGCCGAGCCGGGCAAACAGGCTATCGCCCACACCGTCGATCGCGTCGATTTATGGCACGCGCTGACGCCACAATTTTTCCCCCGCGAATTACTCCACGACTGCTTAACGCGTGCGCTTAAAGAAGGCGCGACCATCACGGACGAAGCCTCCGCGCTGGAGTATTGCGGTTTCCACCCTGAGCTTGTTGAAGGACGCGCTGATAATATTAAAGTGACGCGTCCGGAAGATTTAAAGCTTGCGGAATTTTATCTTACCCGTTCGACCCATCAGGAGAAGGCATAA
- the ispF gene encoding 2-C-methyl-D-erythritol 2,4-cyclodiphosphate synthase: MRIGHGFDVHAFGGEGPIIIGGVRIPYEKGLLAHSDGDVALHALTDALLGAAALGDIGKLFPDTDPAFKGADSRELLREAWRRIQAKGYTLGNVDVTIITQAPKMLPHIPQMRVFIAEDLGCHMDDVNVKATTTEKLGFTGRGEGIACEAVALLLKASK; the protein is encoded by the coding sequence ATGCGAATTGGACACGGTTTTGATGTACACGCCTTTGGCGGAGAAGGCCCAATTATCATTGGCGGCGTGCGCATTCCTTATGAAAAAGGACTGCTGGCGCATTCTGATGGCGACGTGGCACTGCATGCGCTGACCGACGCGCTGTTGGGCGCTGCCGCGCTGGGCGATATCGGCAAGCTGTTCCCGGACACCGACCCGGCATTTAAAGGCGCGGACAGCCGCGAACTGCTGCGCGAAGCGTGGCGCCGCATTCAGGCGAAAGGCTACACCCTCGGCAACGTCGACGTGACGATTATTACCCAGGCCCCGAAAATGCTGCCGCATATTCCGCAGATGCGCGTGTTTATTGCAGAAGATCTGGGCTGCCATATGGACGACGTGAACGTTAAAGCGACGACGACCGAGAAGCTGGGCTTTACCGGGCGTGGAGAAGGAATTGCCTGTGAAGCCGTGGCGCTGCTGCTGAAGGCGAGCAAATGA
- the truD gene encoding tRNA pseudouridine(13) synthase TruD, with protein MTDFDNLTYLHGKPQGNGVLKASPEDFLVVEDLGFEPDGEGEHILVRILKNGCNTRFVADALAKFLKIHAREVSFAGQKDKHAVTEQWLCARVPGNTMPDLSKFELEGCKVLEFARHKRKLRLGALKGNDFTLVLREVSHREDVEKRLNAISERGVPNYFGAQRFGIGGSNLHGALRWAQSDAPVRDRNKRSFWLSAARSALFNQIVSERLKKPDANQVVVGDALQLAGRGSWFVATAEEMADVQSRVDAKALMITAALPGTGDWGTQGDALAAEQLAVADAPELQSLLVREKVEAARRAMLLYPQQLSWNWWDDVTVELRFWLPAGSFATSVVRELINTSGDYANIAE; from the coding sequence ATGACAGACTTCGACAACCTGACATACCTGCACGGTAAACCGCAGGGGAACGGGGTGCTGAAAGCCAGCCCGGAAGATTTCCTCGTGGTGGAGGATCTGGGTTTTGAGCCGGATGGCGAAGGCGAACATATCCTGGTGCGTATTCTGAAAAATGGCTGCAATACCCGCTTTGTGGCCGACGCGCTGGCAAAATTCCTCAAAATCCATGCCCGCGAAGTGAGCTTTGCCGGACAGAAAGATAAACACGCCGTCACGGAACAGTGGCTCTGCGCGCGCGTTCCCGGCAATACGATGCCTGATTTAAGCAAATTTGAGCTTGAAGGCTGTAAGGTACTGGAATTCGCCCGCCACAAGCGCAAACTGCGTCTGGGGGCGTTGAAGGGGAACGACTTTACGCTGGTGCTGCGTGAAGTGTCTCACCGCGAAGATGTTGAAAAACGTCTGAACGCGATCAGTGAACGCGGTGTGCCGAACTACTTTGGCGCGCAGCGCTTTGGCATTGGCGGCAGCAACCTGCATGGTGCGCTGCGCTGGGCGCAAAGCGATGCCCCGGTGCGCGACAGGAATAAACGCAGTTTTTGGTTGTCGGCGGCCCGCAGCGCGTTGTTTAATCAGATTGTGAGCGAAAGGCTGAAAAAACCGGACGCGAATCAAGTTGTTGTTGGCGATGCGCTACAATTAGCGGGACGCGGAAGCTGGTTTGTGGCAACGGCCGAAGAAATGGCCGATGTGCAGTCGCGCGTGGACGCAAAAGCGCTGATGATTACCGCCGCGCTGCCCGGTACGGGCGACTGGGGAACGCAGGGCGACGCGCTGGCTGCCGAGCAGTTAGCCGTAGCGGATGCGCCAGAATTGCAATCCTTGCTGGTGCGGGAAAAAGTCGAGGCGGCACGCCGCGCGATGCTGCTCTACCCGCAGCAGTTAAGCTGGAACTGGTGGGATGACGTGACCGTCGAGTTACGCTTCTGGCTACCGGCAGGTAGCTTTGCCACCAGTGTTGTCAGGGAACTTATCAACACCTCGGGTGATTATGCGAATATTGCTGAGTAA
- the surE gene encoding 5'/3'-nucleotidase SurE: MRILLSNDDGIHAPGIQTLAKHLREFADVQVVAPDRNRSGASNSLTLESSLRTFTFENGDIAVQMGTPTDCVFLGVNALMRPRPDIVVSGINAGPNLGDDVIYSGTVAAAMEGRHLGFPALAVSLNGHTHYDTAAAVTCSILRALGREPLRTGRILNINVPDLPLDEIKGIRVTRCGSRHPADQVIPQQDPRGNTLYWIGPPGDKCDAGPDTDFAAVDEGYVSVTPLHVDLTAYSAHDVVSGWLDRAGVNAQW; this comes from the coding sequence ATGCGAATATTGCTGAGTAACGATGACGGTATCCACGCGCCAGGCATTCAGACCCTGGCGAAACACCTCCGCGAATTCGCGGACGTGCAGGTCGTGGCGCCCGATCGTAACCGCAGTGGAGCGTCTAACTCCCTGACGCTGGAGTCGTCGCTTCGCACCTTTACCTTTGAAAATGGCGATATTGCCGTGCAGATGGGCACGCCAACCGACTGCGTTTTTCTGGGCGTGAACGCGCTGATGCGGCCGCGTCCGGATATCGTTGTTTCCGGCATTAACGCCGGTCCTAACCTCGGCGATGACGTGATTTACTCCGGTACCGTGGCGGCCGCAATGGAAGGGCGCCATCTGGGGTTCCCGGCGCTGGCGGTCTCGTTGAACGGCCACACGCACTACGACACCGCCGCCGCGGTGACCTGTTCGATCCTGCGGGCGCTCGGCCGCGAGCCGTTGCGTACCGGGCGCATCCTCAACATCAACGTGCCGGATCTTCCTCTCGATGAAATTAAAGGCATTCGCGTCACCCGTTGCGGAAGCCGACATCCTGCCGATCAGGTGATCCCGCAGCAGGATCCTCGCGGCAACACGCTTTACTGGATTGGCCCTCCCGGCGATAAGTGCGATGCGGGTCCGGATACCGACTTTGCCGCCGTGGATGAAGGCTATGTTTCGGTTACCCCGCTGCACGTAGATTTAACCGCGTATAGCGCGCATGATGTGGTGTCGGGCTGGCTGGATCGCGCAGGAGTGAACGCGCAATGGTAA
- a CDS encoding protein-L-isoaspartate(D-aspartate) O-methyltransferase: MVNKRVQTLLEQLRAQGIRDEHVLEALAQVPREKFVDEAFEHKAWENVALPIGQGQTISQPYMVARMTELLELTPDSRVLEIGTGSGYQTAILAHLVHHVCSVERIKGLQWQARRRLKQLDLHNVSTRHGDGWQGWKARAPFDAIIVTAAPPEIPAALLSQLDEGGILVLPVGDEQQLLKRVRRRGGEFIIDTVEAVRFVPLVKGELA, encoded by the coding sequence ATGGTAAACAAACGTGTACAAACTCTTCTGGAACAACTCCGCGCGCAGGGGATCCGCGACGAGCACGTGCTTGAAGCGCTTGCTCAGGTTCCGCGTGAGAAATTTGTAGACGAGGCGTTTGAACACAAAGCGTGGGAAAACGTGGCGCTGCCCATCGGACAGGGCCAGACGATTTCGCAGCCTTACATGGTGGCGCGCATGACGGAGCTGCTGGAGCTGACGCCTGACTCCCGCGTGCTGGAGATTGGCACCGGGTCGGGGTATCAGACCGCGATCCTGGCGCATCTGGTTCATCATGTATGCTCCGTTGAGCGGATTAAAGGTTTACAGTGGCAGGCGCGTCGTCGCCTGAAACAACTTGATTTACATAATGTTTCGACACGACACGGTGATGGATGGCAGGGTTGGAAGGCGCGCGCGCCGTTTGACGCGATCATCGTGACGGCGGCCCCGCCTGAAATTCCTGCGGCCCTGTTGTCGCAGCTGGATGAGGGGGGCATTCTTGTTCTGCCCGTCGGGGACGAGCAGCAGCTTTTGAAGCGCGTTCGTCGGCGCGGCGGCGAGTTTATTATCGACACCGTGGAAGCCGTGCGCTTTGTGCCTCTGGTCAAGGGGGAGTTGGCCTGA
- the nlpD gene encoding murein hydrolase activator NlpD, which translates to MSAGSPKFTISRVAALSLVSLWLAGCTSSNNAPAPVSSVGGNSGSGNTSGGMLITPPPKMGTSTAQQNPPIQPVQRPMTQPTQIQPVEQPVQTQNGRIVYNRQYGNIPKGSYTGGSTYTVKRGDTLFYIAWITGNDFRDLAQRNNVQAPYGLEVGQTLQVGNATGTPLTPGNTVSAADVTAQNNSVKPAQKSTTVVASQPVITYSEDSGDQTANKMLPNNKGTATVVTAPVTAPVVSSTEPTASSMTSSSPISAWRWPTDGKVIENFSSSEGGNKGIDIAGSKGQAIIATADGRVVYAGNALRGYGNLIIIKHNDDYLSAYAHNDTMLVREQQEVKAGQKIATMGSTGTSSTRLHFEIRYKGKSVNPLQYLPQR; encoded by the coding sequence ATGAGCGCGGGAAGCCCTAAATTCACCATCAGCCGTGTTGCGGCATTATCACTGGTTTCGCTCTGGCTGGCAGGCTGTACAAGTTCTAATAACGCGCCTGCGCCCGTCAGTTCTGTCGGCGGAAACAGCGGCTCGGGTAACACGTCCGGCGGAATGTTGATCACTCCTCCGCCTAAAATGGGTACCTCTACGGCGCAACAAAATCCGCCAATCCAGCCGGTTCAGCGTCCAATGACGCAGCCGACGCAGATTCAGCCAGTGGAACAGCCTGTTCAGACCCAGAATGGCCGCATAGTCTATAACCGTCAGTATGGGAACATTCCGAAAGGCAGCTATACCGGTGGCAGCACCTATACCGTGAAACGCGGGGATACGCTGTTCTACATTGCGTGGATTACCGGGAACGATTTCCGTGACCTCGCGCAGCGCAATAACGTCCAGGCCCCATATGGTCTGGAAGTGGGGCAAACGCTCCAGGTTGGCAACGCGACGGGCACGCCGCTTACGCCTGGCAACACCGTTTCAGCGGCCGATGTGACGGCTCAAAATAACAGCGTTAAGCCTGCACAAAAATCCACCACGGTGGTTGCTTCACAACCTGTAATTACGTATTCTGAGGATTCAGGTGATCAGACTGCTAACAAAATGTTGCCGAATAATAAAGGGACTGCGACTGTTGTCACAGCACCGGTAACGGCACCTGTGGTTAGCTCTACTGAACCGACTGCCAGCAGTATGACCTCCAGTTCGCCAATATCTGCATGGCGCTGGCCAACTGACGGCAAGGTTATCGAGAACTTCTCTTCCTCCGAGGGGGGAAATAAAGGGATCGATATCGCAGGGAGTAAAGGACAGGCGATCATCGCGACCGCAGACGGGCGCGTTGTGTATGCCGGTAACGCTCTGCGCGGTTACGGTAATCTTATTATCATCAAACATAACGATGATTACCTGAGTGCCTACGCCCATAACGACACAATGCTGGTCCGGGAACAACAAGAAGTTAAGGCGGGGCAAAAAATCGCTACCATGGGTAGCACCGGAACCAGTTCTACACGCTTGCATTTTGAAATTCGTTACAAGGGGAAATCCGTAAACCCGCTGCAGTATTTGCCGCAGCGATAA